The Paenibacillus macerans genome includes a window with the following:
- a CDS encoding beta-glucosidase, whose product MKKTSQMLFRMMLAAVIVSAAIISPFGTVKAAGTNAEQPWFDMSKSPEERTELLLREMKLEEKIDFVTGDVNNNYGFYNAPIERLGIPALTMADGPTGVRVANSEIQGKKSTAFPTPIALSATWNTETAARYGDLVGNEAYNTTHNVLLGPGFDIARLPWGSRNFESLGEDPLLQSKLGVEYVNSVQKYPVIATAKHYLLNNQETDRFAVDTRASERAIMEIYSRPFAAAVKEADLGSAMCSFNRINGVFACENETALTKILKDRLGFKGFIMSDYGANLSTAESALAGLDLETPGKPYGEWGDKLLAAVKNGQVGEDVIDGMARRILVQMFDKGLFDKPAVNVQIPAKEHGQAALEMAEESMVLLQNEDNALPLHADKLDSIAVIGPDADSYATVGGSSLVQPTYTVSPLEAIREQAGKGVQVEYAPGTDPISTGDIVNGPSAVPSSMLFPASGKSSAYGSSKESGLHGEYWTNNKMEGEPSLTRTDRQVNMNLGFYNYDGLNGQSQKLTKLPNEYNGMMSARWTGSIAAPKTGEYTLSITSIGSGKLYFDGELLIDNKGEKVETSKAKVNLTAGEKHDVRIEYRTDWPDNLDSDFGGLIRFGWEPPAGAVDVTMQKAVDLAKRSDVAIVVVRTYESEGYIDRSDLELPNNQDQLIAEVAAANPNTIVVSMSGRAVEMDTWRQNVKGILQAWYAGQEQGHAIANILFGKVNPSGKLPVTFPVDDEHTPVSTEQQFPGIDSKADYSEGVMVGYRGYEFSGIKPAFAFGHGLSYTNFEYRNAKAKVSGNKDDRKIKVSLNLRNTGKVTGAEVVQVYTGKLPAAVETAPKQLAGWAKVELQPGKQKRVEIELDPQALSYWDEQSGEWVMPQGKVPIYVGSSSEDIRLNTSVTVGSPSGK is encoded by the coding sequence GTGAAAAAAACATCACAAATGCTGTTTCGTATGATGCTCGCTGCAGTGATCGTTTCGGCCGCAATCATTTCGCCGTTCGGCACGGTCAAAGCAGCCGGGACAAATGCCGAACAGCCTTGGTTCGACATGTCCAAATCCCCTGAGGAGAGGACCGAGCTGCTGCTTCGGGAAATGAAGCTTGAGGAGAAGATCGATTTTGTAACGGGGGACGTTAACAACAACTACGGCTTTTACAATGCCCCGATTGAACGCTTGGGAATCCCCGCGTTGACCATGGCCGACGGTCCGACCGGCGTCCGTGTGGCGAACTCCGAAATTCAGGGTAAAAAATCAACGGCTTTTCCGACGCCGATCGCGCTGTCAGCCACCTGGAATACGGAAACGGCGGCGCGCTACGGAGATCTGGTCGGCAATGAGGCGTATAATACGACTCATAACGTCTTGCTTGGACCGGGTTTCGATATCGCACGGCTGCCTTGGGGCTCCCGCAATTTTGAATCGCTTGGTGAAGACCCGCTCCTGCAATCGAAGCTTGGGGTCGAATATGTGAACAGCGTGCAGAAATATCCGGTGATTGCCACCGCCAAGCATTATTTGCTGAACAATCAAGAGACGGACCGGTTTGCGGTGGACACCCGGGCAAGCGAACGGGCGATTATGGAAATTTACTCCCGCCCGTTTGCGGCTGCGGTGAAAGAGGCCGACCTCGGTTCGGCCATGTGCTCCTTCAATCGGATCAACGGTGTTTTCGCCTGCGAAAATGAGACGGCGCTGACGAAAATTCTTAAAGACCGCCTTGGCTTTAAAGGGTTTATTATGAGCGACTACGGCGCCAATCTAAGTACGGCGGAGTCGGCGCTGGCCGGCCTCGACCTGGAAACGCCGGGCAAGCCTTATGGCGAATGGGGAGACAAGCTGTTGGCCGCCGTTAAGAACGGCCAGGTCGGAGAAGATGTAATCGATGGAATGGCTCGAAGAATCTTAGTACAGATGTTCGATAAAGGATTGTTCGATAAGCCTGCCGTGAACGTGCAAATCCCCGCCAAGGAACATGGCCAAGCCGCGCTGGAAATGGCCGAAGAAAGCATGGTGCTGCTCCAGAACGAAGATAACGCGCTTCCGCTGCATGCGGACAAGCTGGACTCCATCGCCGTCATCGGCCCGGATGCGGACAGCTACGCTACGGTTGGCGGCAGTTCCCTGGTCCAGCCGACGTATACCGTAAGCCCGCTGGAAGCGATCCGGGAGCAGGCCGGAAAAGGAGTTCAAGTGGAGTATGCGCCGGGAACCGACCCGATCTCCACCGGAGATATCGTCAACGGCCCGTCCGCGGTGCCTTCTTCCATGCTGTTCCCGGCAAGCGGCAAATCATCCGCTTACGGGTCATCCAAAGAATCGGGACTGCATGGGGAATACTGGACCAACAACAAAATGGAAGGCGAACCGTCCCTAACCCGAACGGACCGCCAAGTCAACATGAATCTCGGCTTTTATAACTATGATGGGCTGAATGGGCAATCCCAGAAGTTGACGAAGCTGCCCAACGAATATAACGGCATGATGTCAGCGCGTTGGACCGGCTCGATCGCCGCGCCCAAAACCGGCGAGTATACGTTGTCCATTACGAGCATCGGATCCGGCAAGCTGTATTTCGACGGCGAGTTGTTGATCGACAACAAGGGCGAAAAGGTGGAAACAAGCAAAGCCAAGGTGAACCTCACCGCCGGAGAAAAACACGACGTCCGCATCGAATACCGCACGGATTGGCCGGACAACCTGGATTCCGATTTCGGCGGACTGATCCGGTTCGGATGGGAACCGCCGGCCGGAGCGGTCGATGTAACAATGCAGAAGGCGGTTGATCTCGCCAAGCGTTCCGATGTCGCTATCGTCGTGGTTCGCACTTATGAAAGCGAAGGGTATATCGACCGTTCCGATTTGGAGCTGCCGAACAACCAGGACCAATTGATTGCCGAGGTGGCTGCCGCCAATCCGAACACCATCGTCGTTTCGATGAGCGGCCGGGCGGTCGAAATGGACACCTGGCGGCAGAATGTTAAAGGCATCCTGCAAGCCTGGTATGCCGGGCAGGAACAAGGTCATGCCATCGCGAACATTTTGTTCGGCAAAGTCAACCCTTCCGGCAAGCTGCCGGTGACTTTCCCGGTGGACGATGAACACACGCCGGTGTCGACCGAGCAGCAGTTCCCGGGCATCGACAGTAAGGCCGATTACAGCGAAGGCGTGATGGTCGGTTATCGCGGTTACGAGTTTAGCGGCATCAAGCCGGCGTTTGCCTTCGGACATGGCTTGTCGTATACGAATTTTGAGTACCGCAACGCGAAAGCCAAGGTAAGCGGCAATAAAGACGACCGTAAAATCAAAGTATCGCTAAATTTGCGCAATACCGGCAAGGTTACGGGGGCGGAAGTGGTGCAAGTGTACACCGGTAAGCTGCCGGCCGCAGTTGAAACGGCGCCGAAACAGCTGGCCGGATGGGCCAAGGTCGAGCTTCAGCCGGGCAAGCAGAAGCGGGTGGAGATTGAACTGGATCCCCAAGCGCTGTCTTATTGGGACGAGCAGTCGGGCGAATGGGTGATGCCGCAAGGCAAAGTTCCGATTTATGTCGGCAGCTCTTCCGAGGATATTCGCCTGAATACCAGCGTGACCGTCGGAAGCCCGTCGGGGAAATAA
- a CDS encoding glycerol dehydrogenase — MANIVFISPGKYIQGAGALQELGKHIKELGRKPLIIADEVVWGITGDVIKQSLSAEGKEFHFVSFNGEASSNEVNRIAQEGRSQSVDFVIGVGGGKTLDTAKAVSDELKSKVVIVPTTASTDAPTSALSVIYSDAGVFESYRFYHKNPDLVLVDTAVVAKAPARLFASGIADAMATWIEVRATVKSNGTAMSGGKTSIAAQAIAQACEETLFKYGIPAYQAVQKGLVTRHVEAVVEANTLLSGLGFESGGLAAAHAIHNGFTVLSGDIHHLTHGEKVAYGTLVQLMLELHPEAEIIKYIDFYQELGLPTTLKELHLEHVTFEELLKVGQAATQPNETMVNLSSEITPEQVANAILAVDVLSKQVGSA, encoded by the coding sequence ATGGCAAACATCGTTTTTATCTCACCGGGCAAATACATTCAGGGCGCAGGCGCTTTGCAGGAACTGGGCAAACACATTAAAGAGCTGGGCCGTAAACCGCTGATCATTGCCGATGAGGTGGTTTGGGGCATTACCGGGGACGTGATCAAGCAAAGCTTGTCCGCGGAGGGCAAGGAGTTTCATTTCGTTTCTTTTAACGGCGAAGCTTCTTCCAATGAAGTGAACCGCATCGCCCAGGAGGGGCGGTCGCAATCCGTCGATTTCGTCATTGGCGTCGGCGGGGGCAAAACGCTGGACACGGCCAAGGCCGTTTCCGACGAACTGAAATCCAAAGTGGTGATCGTTCCGACCACGGCGTCGACCGATGCGCCCACAAGCGCTTTGTCCGTAATCTATAGCGATGCAGGGGTATTCGAGTCCTACCGGTTTTACCATAAAAATCCCGACTTGGTTCTGGTCGATACCGCCGTTGTGGCTAAAGCGCCCGCCCGCCTGTTCGCTTCGGGGATCGCCGACGCGATGGCAACTTGGATTGAAGTGCGCGCCACGGTAAAAAGCAACGGTACCGCCATGTCCGGGGGTAAAACGAGCATTGCCGCGCAAGCGATTGCCCAAGCCTGTGAAGAAACGCTGTTCAAGTACGGAATTCCCGCTTATCAAGCTGTGCAAAAAGGGCTGGTTACCCGGCATGTGGAGGCGGTTGTCGAAGCGAACACCCTGCTGTCCGGCCTCGGTTTCGAAAGCGGCGGTTTGGCGGCGGCCCACGCGATCCACAACGGATTTACGGTGTTGTCCGGCGATATCCATCACTTAACCCACGGCGAAAAGGTAGCCTACGGCACGCTGGTTCAATTGATGCTGGAACTGCATCCCGAGGCGGAGATCATCAAGTATATTGACTTTTACCAGGAACTGGGGCTTCCGACAACCTTGAAGGAACTGCACCTGGAACATGTGACTTTTGAGGAACTGCTGAAAGTGGGCCAAGCCGCCACGCAGCCGAATGAAACGATGGTGAATCTGTCGAGCGAAATCACGCCCGAGCAAGTAGCCAACGCCATCTTGGCGGTTGATGTGTTGAGCAAGCAGGTGGGATCGGCTTAA